From Struthio camelus isolate bStrCam1 chromosome 7, bStrCam1.hap1, whole genome shotgun sequence, a single genomic window includes:
- the C7H10orf71 gene encoding cardiac-enriched FHL2-interacting protein: MQGNKKHTEGHSDSSSIGSLLDDTDREVSSLTARAFKSLCVAELEDSYNEPDLAISPDFTRQFSAKFHPGMLNHAIKKSNVCNKLTARKNEHTIWASTFQQLPKCAQEEKKAAKVSTLGTERRKLNLPAPGPRNNKHVSKVSSLIKTFDKTENQGSGSSVVGSKQPIKNSFQKCKLNHGNDMACWDDTAILSIQKELSEFSDACRDSHCLSGKHEPQKRPNKTDQSYCGPDSYYPVLIEMSKVAKSNFSRFSKKAVKNRSVKVNEPTKKGNFLHSENSAFESWNVHHKKLSEKEEFVDKITKKEGFMYLEEAPLIKGSRTREHKLPPVKTAIARKQEKDFQIEPTPPETAFSVPLPTVYIPQGPLPVPSGTDFHAALPPPPPSRIHTHQGPPPTPPVPEAPLVPPVPVSPPAMSQASISPQSVSYRTILPSPPSQAPDLPAPGPPAALTEEEALSPRLGSTCPPWRRQRIAKGKAERRQTSKETFTASSETCSLSEKVAAAEPFLDTTPWAKQVNTLGSSSPSFNITELLTPIIPPKQEADPVESGLILVTPPPTESVAGREQEESGFIDYRSRDSYKSKATSLLFNLKDVRKRVKSIYTPSPLLRALEDRNKTNDTQESVKMNDSLSTLQEESNKKIAEKEEMSSPQTTADPLLYQTRDNLQQGDSKYEDLVENTRDNESFPLFRHQSKELDLRKSLCYPTLKPYSRDNAYKTAGQSMQNLSFQGEENERQTDNENFAFKTLPNQLSPAEDVPYSDNQTSVLVTGNEIKGKRSTSSSEQSFVSTVEQPFQEELFPLVPLIQKGCLQESQRNKNEMSADSKKSHREREKAIGEDELQYYACMSSGTSSAERSEGKVTGNEQRGLMKEKMRKEKKEEANSMDSALDSIKDTSTLRSEEPQTPPSASSSKPSMFMIKDNTFRSPQVIRAVKLPLFRSFSLDDTVSSSYREMQSRFVPTAENKQCPDMLYVPELDWLSSRLRVQQNVREEAASRKIDASEPESTSTVLDPSLLEDIESFSLGKLMEEDEETCGSLNKAGKKNKESICGSEEKPKIWKERHRLTQPDLGLENNRALNNPSYPAEGKINYFKNHLLSNRKGGSCAKKIITRETSSPVVGSLSEDYAYSPVSHEALEDILPMQGTPVLLDNLACSAVTSPRSGSTMHSLLTSSPSEKPTISSCREAEDVINPALLNMALKSQADISAEERLDSAQGNLLSASAGAAERLELRGLGERAAGKPPAVPPKTEKALRRAKKLASKRKKIEEQQKKHQTEHTAAVGREPSHSGQMLAFPSPAGDSPLHPALHSAFTPTETSIRRLSGASAVSPSPSSTQRKLLQDPDSGQYYVVDLPAEVNVKTFYDPETGKYIQVSVPSSKGNLYQPPSSEIINSPYASYPRVLPLPASSVAALKSPSQLSEPTRLMQTVPGEPAELPESHQQVCRYVEPVDTQPCINPASYSHSQYAEETQIHLGKDMSPTPATDVVSLTDLADFAAEGVS, translated from the coding sequence ATGCAGGGAAATAAGAAACATACGGAAGGACATAGTGACTCCTCGAGTATTGGGAGTCTTCTGGATGACACAGACAGAGAGGTGAGCAGCCTCACAGCCCGGGCTTTCAAAAGTTTGTGTGTGGCAGAACTTGAAGACTCTTACAATGAACCAGATCTTGCCATTTCCCCTGACTTCACTCGCCAGTTCTCTGCTAAATTTCACCCAGGGATGTTAAACCATGCCATCAAGAAGAGCAATGTCTGTAACAAGCTAACAGCCAGAAAGAATGAACATACAATATGGGCTTCGACATTCCAGCAGTTACCAAAGTGTgctcaggaggagaaaaaggctgCTAAAGTTAGCACCCTTggcacagaaaggagaaagctgaaTTTGCCAGCCCCTGGGCCGAGGAACAATAAACATGTTTCAAAAGTGTCCTCTCTGATTAAGACATTTGATAAGACTGAAAACCAAGGGTCAGGAAGTTCCGTGGTAGGCAGTAAGCAGCCcattaaaaatagctttcagaAATGTAAGTTAAATCATGGAAATGATATGGCTTGCTGGGATGACACAGCCATTTTAAGCATCCAGAAGgaactttctgaattttctgatgCTTGTCGAGATAGCCACTGTCTCAGTGGCAAACATGAGCCACAGAAAAGGCCTAATAAAACCGATCAGAGCTATTGTGGTCCCGATAGTTATTATCCGGTGCTGATTGAGATGTCAAAAGTAGCCAAGTCAAATTTCTCCCGTTTTTCTAAAAAGGCTGTCAAAAACAGAAGTGTGAAAGTTAATGAGCCAACcaaaaaaggtaattttcttcACAGTGAGAACAGTGCTTTTGAATCATGGAATGTCCATCATAAAAAACTGTCTGAAAAAGAGGAATTTGttgataaaataacaaaaaaagaaggttttATGTACCTTGAAGAAGCACCACTTATTAAAGGATCCCGCACACGTGAACATAAATTACCACCTGTCAAGACCGCTATTGCtagaaagcaggagaaagattTTCAGATTGAGCCAACTCCACCAGAAACTGCTTTCAGTGTCCCCCTCCCAACTGTATATATACCTCAGGGCCCTCTCCCAGTCCCATCAGGAACTGATTTTcatgctgctcttcctcctccgcccccctCTAGGATCCACACACACCAGGGCCCTCCTCCAACACCCCCTGTCCCTGAAGCCCCTCTTGTTCCTCCAGTCCCAGTTTCCCCCCCTGCTATGTCCCAGGCCTCCATCTCACCCCAGTCTGTGTCCTACAGGACCATTTTGCCCTCAcccccttcccaggcacctgACCTGCCCGCCCCAGGACCCCCGGCTGCATTGACTGAGGAGGAGGCCCTCAGTCCCCGCCTAGGTAGTACCTGTCCGCCATGGAGGAGACAGAGGATTgcaaaaggcaaagcagagaggagaCAGACTTCAAAGGAGACGTTCACGGCCAGCAGCGAGACATGCTCGCTATCTGAAAAGGTCGCTGCGGCTGAACCTTTCCTGGACACAACTCCTTGGGCTAAACAGGTAAACACCCTGGGATCGAGCAGTCCCTCTTTCAACATCACTGAACTCTTAACACCCATCATACCACCAAAACAAGAGGCAGACCCTGTGGAAAGTGGGCTGATCCTAGTGACACCTCCTCCCACCGAGAGCGTggcagggagagagcaagaggagAGTGGGTTTATTGATTACCGATCTCGGGATAGTTACAAATCTAAAGCAACAAGTTTGTTATTCAACTTGAAGGATGTCCGTAAACGTGTTAAAAGCATTTATACCCCTTCTCCTCTGTTAAGGGCCTTGGAGGATAGAAATAAGACTAATGACACACAAGAGAGTGTAAAAATGAATGACTCACTGTCGACTTTGCAAGAAGAAAGTAACAAAAAGattgcagaaaaagaagaaatgagttCACCCCAAACAACAGCAGATCCTTTACTTTACCAAACCAGAGACAATTTGCAGCAAGGTGATTCAAAATATGAAGATCTTGTTGAAAACACTAGGGATAATGAAAGCTTCCCCTTGTTCAGACATCAATCAAAAGAACTTGATTTAAGAAAAAGTCTGTGCTATCCAACACTGAAACCGTATAGTAGAGACAATGCATATAAAACAGCTGGGCAGTCAATGCAAAATCTCAGTTTCCAAGGtgaggaaaatgagagacagactgATAATGAAAATTTTGCCTTCAAAACACTCCCAAACCAGCTTTCACCAGCAGAGGATGTGCCTTACAGTGATAACCAAACCAGTGTGCTAGTAACTGGCaatgaaataaaaggcaaaagaagCACTAGTTCTTCCGAGCAGTCTTTTGTGTCCACAGTAGAGCAACCCTTTCAGGAGGAACTGTTTCCATTGGTGCCACTGATCCAGAAGGGATGCCTTCAAGAAAGCCAGAGGAATAAGAATGAAATGAGTGCAGACAGCAAGAAAAgccacagggagagagagaaagcaattgGGGAAGATGAACTGCAATATTACGCTTGTATGAGTTCTGGTACTAGTTCAGCAGAGAGGAGTGAGGGTAAGGTTACTGGAAATGAACAGAGGGGCCtgatgaaagagaaaatgagaaaagagaaaaaggaagaggccaACAGCATGGATTCCGCTTTGGACAGTATAAAGGACACATCCACCTTGAGATCTGAGGAGCCACAAACACCACCATCTGCAAGCTCATCCAAACCCAGTATGTTCATGATTAAAGATAACACATTCAGGTCTCCTCAGGTAATAAGGGCTGTCAAGCTGCCCCTGTTCAGGTCCTTTTCCTTAGATGATACAGTGAGCAGCAGTTATAGGGAAATGCAAAGTAGATTTGTGCCCACAGCAGAGAACAAGCAGTGCCCAGATATGTTGTATGTCCCAGAGCTAGACTGGTTGTCATCAAGACTCAGAGTGCAACAGAACGTGAGGGAAGAAGCAGCTAGCAGAAAGATAGATGCCAGTGAGCCTGAATCTACTTCAACAGTGCTGGACCCCAGTCTTTTGGAAGATATAGAGAGCTTTTCATTAGGGAAGTTGATGGAAGAAGATGAAGAGACCTGTGGTTCATTGAATAAAGCTGGGAAAAAGAACAAGGAGAGCATTTGTGGAAGTGAAGAGAAACCCAAGATCTGGAAGGAAAGACACAGGTTAACACAGCCAGATTTAGGTCTAGAAAATAACCGAGCGCTAAACAACCCAAGCTATCCTGCAGAAGGAAAGATTAATTACTTTAAGAATCATCTTTTATCTAATCGCAAGGGTGGCTCTTGTGCGAAAAAAATAATCACTAGGGAGACAAGTTCCCCTGTGGTAGGCTCTCTGTCAGAGGACTACGCATATTCTCCTGTATCTCATGAAGCTTTAGAGGACATCCTACCCATGCAAGGCACACCAGTTTTGTTAGACAATCTTGCATGTTCTGCTGTAACAAGCCCCAGGTCAGGCAGCACGATGCACTCCCTTCTTACCAGCTCACCATCAGAGAAACCAACAATTTCTAGTTGCAGAGAGGCAGAGGATGTTATAAACCCTGCCTTGCTAAACATGGCACTAAAGAGCCAAGCTGATATATCTGCTGAAGAGAGACTTGATTCAGCGCAGGGGAATCTGCTTTCCGCTTCTGCAGGGGCAGCTGAGAGATTGGAGCTCAGGGGCCTTGGGGAGAGAGCAGCAGGCAAGCCTCCTGCTGTGCCACCGAAAACAGAAAAGGCTCTGCGGCGAGCCAAAAAGCTGgcaagcaagagaaagaaaatagaagagcagcagaaaaaacatCAGACAGAGCATACAGCTGCTGTTGGGAGAGAGCCATCTCATTCTGGGCAAATGCTAGCATTTCCCTCACCCGCAGGAgattctcctctccatcctgccctTCACTCAGCTTTTACTCCTACAGAAACCAGTATAAGAAGACTCAGTGGTGCATCAGCAGTAAGCCCTTCACCCTCTTCAACCCAGCGTAAACTCCTCCAAGACCCTGACTCTGGCCAATACTATGTAGTTGATTTACCAGCTGAAGTTAATGTAAAGACATTTTATGATCCAGAAACTGGCAAATATATCCAagtctctgtcccttcctcaaaagGGAACTTATACCAACCCCCCTCTTCAGAAATTATAAATTCTCCATATGCCTCCTATCCTAGAGTGCTGCCTTTACCAGCTTCGTCTGTAGCAGCGCTGAAGTCACCGTCTCAGCTCTCTGAACCTACCAGGTTAATGCAGACTGTACCAGGAGAGCCAGCAGAACTTCCTGAAAGTCACCAACAGGTCTGCAGATATGTTGAGCCTGTAGATACCCAGCCCTGTATTAATCCAGCCTCTTACTCCCATAGTCAATATGCTGAAGAAACTCAAATTCACTTAGGAAAGGACATGAGTCCAACCCCAGCTACAGATGTAGTGTCCCTCACTGATTTAGCTGATTTTGCTGCTGAAGGGGTATCTTGA